The following are from one region of the Pleurodeles waltl isolate 20211129_DDA chromosome 4_1, aPleWal1.hap1.20221129, whole genome shotgun sequence genome:
- the LOC138287013 gene encoding olfactory receptor 5A2-like — translation MPRNESTVAKFFFVGFTNDPELKVLLFLLFLSVYTFTVLGNCCILAIVSLSPQLHTPMYFFLTQLSFLDLAFSSVISPKVLADILTEKKMITFSGCIAQIYFFSAFASTEYFLLAAMAFDRYVAICNPLTYTVIMNNGLFLRLVAGSYIGGFLHSLIHASCLYRLSFCGPDVINHFVCDYPVLLKLSCTDILINDWIRFIFASFVVMGSLLVIVVSYSYIITTILKIAKTEGRSRAASTCISHFTCVLLFYGSGFLMEILPNSNSSDGLNKIAAVISTILIPALNPLIYSLRNNEVKEAVIKILSWTFKTQ, via the coding sequence ATGCCCAGAAATGAAAGCACAGTGGCCAAGTTCTTCTTCGTGGGATTCACCAATGACCCAGAGCTGAAAGTTCTGctctttttactgtttttgtcagtTTACACTTTCACTGTGCTGGGAAACTGCTGCATCCTGGCCATTGTCTCGCTCAGCCCCCAGCTTCACACACCCATGTACTTTTTCCTCACCCAACTTTCTTTTTTGGATTTAGCTTTTTCTTCTGTTATCTCTCCAAAGGTGCTGGCTGATATTCTTACTGAGAAAAAGATGATCACGTTTTCTGGCTGCATTGCTCAAATTTATTTCTTTAGTGCCTTTGCCAGCACAGAATACTTCCTGTTGGCAGCAATGGCATTTGACCGCTATGTTGCTATATGTAACCCATTGACATATACGGTCATCATGAACAATGGTTTGTTTTTACGTTTGGTTGCAGGGTCATACATAGGTGGCTTTCTGCATTCTCTGATACATGCAAGTTGTCTATATAGGTTATCTTTTTGTGGTCCTGATGTTATAAACCACTTTGTTTGTGATTATCCTGTGCTCTTGAAGTTGTCCTGCACTGACATCTTGATAAATGATTGGATCCGTTTTATATTTGCTTCCTTTGTAGTCATGGGTTCTCTCCTTGTTATAGTTGTCTCCTACTCATACATTATTACCACCATCCTGAAGATTGCTAAAACAGAAGGGAGGTCCCGGGCTGCCTCGACCTGTATCTCTCATTTCACCTGTGTACTTCTCTTCTATGGTAGTGGTTTCTTGATGGAGATACTCCCCAATTCCAACTCTTCAGATGGGTTGAACAAAATAGCTGCTGTGATTTCCACTATCCTGATACCAGCATTGAACCCCCTAATTTACAGCTTGAGAAACAATGAGGTGAAAGAAGCTGTCATCAAGATATTGAGTTGGACGTTTAAAACCCAGTGA